In the Theobroma cacao cultivar B97-61/B2 chromosome 1, Criollo_cocoa_genome_V2, whole genome shotgun sequence genome, one interval contains:
- the LOC18610842 gene encoding uncharacterized protein LOC18610842 has product MGFGALRTIIRPLSRTILSRPPPASVTTSSLSSSLCPKPGFSSFLGGSFYRQSPWIPISNQLHSLTDTRLPKRRPQDKPRRKRASLKPPGPYAWVKYTPGEPILPNNPNEGSVKRRNEKKRMRLRRAFKLAEAKKRKAQLQEANRKKKIKRVERKMAAVARERAWAERLVELQRLEEEKKKAVA; this is encoded by the exons ATGGGATTCGGAGCTCTAAGAACTATCATTCGACCGCTATCTCGGACCATCCTATCCCGGCCCCCCCCTGCTTCTGTAACTACTTCGAGTCTCTCCTCTTCTTTATGCCCAAAACCCGGTTTCAGCTCCTTTTTGGGCGGGTCGTTTTACCGGCAATCTCCATGGATCCCGATATCCAATCAGTTGCATAGCTTAACCGACACTCGTTTGCCAAAGAGAAGGCCCCAAGACAAACCGCGTCGGAAAAGAGCCAGCTTGAAACCCCCAG GGCCGTATGCATGGGTAAAGTATACACCAGGGGAGCCAATTCTTCCTAATAACCCGAATGAAGGGAGTGTCAAAAGAAGGAAcgagaaaaagagaatgagGCTGCGTCGTGCATTTAAATTG GCAGAGGCAAAGAAGAGGAAAGCTCAGTTGCAGGAGGCTAAtaggaagaagaagattaaGCGAGTAGAGCGTAAGATGGCTGCAGTGGCAAGGGAAAGAGCATGGGCCGAAAGGCTGGTTGAACTGCAGCGGcttgaggaagaaaagaaaaaggccgTGGCTTGA